One genomic window of Vibrio parahaemolyticus includes the following:
- a CDS encoding DUF7282 domain-containing protein, with amino-acid sequence MNNSINNSFLKFGLAACLFSFSAFSFSSPSIEGADQDMSAGTVTAKMAHADENGWMVVHRTDESMKPGPVIGYAPLKMGQNENVNAILMEPVESGDMLMLMVHGEKGGMKTGVFEYSLGAKEDGPVKVDGKLVMDIVRAK; translated from the coding sequence ATGAACAACTCCATCAACAACTCATTCCTAAAGTTTGGTTTAGCTGCATGTCTGTTCAGTTTTTCTGCGTTTAGTTTTTCCTCCCCAAGTATTGAAGGCGCAGATCAAGATATGTCCGCGGGCACGGTAACGGCAAAAATGGCTCATGCTGACGAAAACGGGTGGATGGTTGTACACCGAACAGACGAATCGATGAAGCCAGGCCCCGTGATCGGCTATGCTCCGCTTAAAATGGGACAAAATGAGAACGTGAATGCAATTTTGATGGAACCGGTTGAGTCTGGTGACATGCTGATGCTAATGGTCCACGGAGAAAAAGGTGGAATGAAAACGGGCGTATTTGAGTACTCACTCGGAGCCAAAGAAGATGGCCCAGTAAAGGTTGACGGTAAGTTGGTGATGGACATCGTCCGCGCTAAATAA
- a CDS encoding glutathione S-transferase family protein, whose translation MGKLVEGVWHDVWYDTKANGGKFVREDAGFRDWIKNDSEAVFQPESGRYHLYVSLACPWAHRTLIFRKLKGLEPHIDVTVVCPDMLSQGWQMGLPEPLFGHTRMHQIYTQAKPDYTGRVTVPVLWDKKTNTIVSNESSEIIRMFNSAFNDLTGNHDDYYPEPLRGVIDEWNDYIYPNVNNGVYRCGFATSQEAYEEAFESLFSALDKIDAHLATHRYLAGNKITEADWRLFTTLVRFDAVYVGHFKCNKQRIADYVNIQGYLKELYQIDGIADTTDFYHIKRHYYFSHTGINPTQVVPKGPDLDFSSPHQREMIG comes from the coding sequence ATGGGTAAGTTGGTCGAAGGCGTATGGCACGATGTGTGGTATGACACAAAAGCGAATGGCGGGAAGTTCGTTCGTGAAGACGCTGGATTTCGTGACTGGATTAAAAATGATTCAGAGGCGGTATTCCAACCAGAATCTGGCCGTTACCATTTGTACGTTTCTCTCGCGTGTCCTTGGGCACATCGAACGCTTATCTTCCGTAAGTTGAAAGGTCTAGAGCCACACATTGATGTGACGGTTGTTTGCCCTGATATGCTCAGTCAAGGTTGGCAAATGGGTTTACCCGAGCCGCTGTTTGGTCATACACGTATGCACCAAATCTACACTCAAGCGAAACCCGACTACACAGGGCGTGTTACGGTGCCAGTTTTATGGGACAAAAAGACCAACACCATCGTGTCGAATGAATCGTCAGAGATCATTCGTATGTTTAACTCCGCATTTAACGATCTCACGGGCAATCATGACGATTATTATCCCGAGCCACTACGCGGTGTGATTGATGAATGGAATGATTACATCTATCCAAACGTGAATAATGGGGTGTACCGTTGCGGTTTTGCTACTTCACAAGAAGCGTATGAAGAGGCTTTTGAATCATTGTTTTCGGCCTTAGATAAAATTGATGCCCATCTGGCGACCCATCGCTATCTAGCAGGCAATAAAATTACGGAAGCCGATTGGCGTTTGTTCACCACGTTAGTGCGTTTTGATGCCGTGTACGTTGGGCACTTCAAGTGTAATAAACAACGCATTGCCGATTACGTCAATATTCAGGGTTATCTGAAAGAGTTGTATCAGATTGACGGTATCGCCGATACCACCGATTTCTATCATATTAAGCGCCATTATTACTTCAGTCACACAGGGATTAATCCAACGCAAGTGGTGCCTAAAGGGCCTGATTTAGACTTTAGTTCTCCTCACCAAAGAGAAATGATCGGTTAG
- the oppF gene encoding murein tripeptide/oligopeptide ABC transporter ATP binding protein OppF, whose amino-acid sequence MSADKKLILDVSDLKVHFSIASKSAWPWSKPSSLKAVDGVNVRLYEGETLGVVGESGCGKSTFARAIIGLVEATDGEVVWLGQDLTKMKDVQRRETRKEIQMIFQDPLASLNPRMTVGDIIAEPLETFYPELSKQEVKDRVKEMMAKVGLLPNVINRYPHEFSGGQCQRIGIARALILKPKMIICDEPVSALDVSIQAQVVNLLKELQKELGLSLVFIAHDLSVVKHISDRVLVMYLGNAVELGEADALFADPKHPYTRALMSAVPIPDPELERNKTIQMLEGDLPSPINPPSGCVFRTRCPQATEECAKTKPTIEGTDIHAVSCIHVSV is encoded by the coding sequence ATGAGCGCAGATAAAAAGTTAATTCTGGATGTATCTGATCTGAAAGTTCACTTCAGCATCGCATCGAAATCAGCGTGGCCTTGGTCAAAACCTTCTAGCCTAAAAGCGGTAGATGGCGTAAATGTGCGCCTCTACGAAGGGGAAACGCTTGGCGTAGTAGGTGAGTCAGGTTGTGGTAAATCGACCTTCGCACGTGCCATCATTGGACTTGTTGAAGCGACCGATGGCGAAGTGGTTTGGTTAGGCCAAGACCTCACAAAAATGAAAGATGTACAGCGCCGTGAAACACGTAAAGAAATCCAGATGATTTTCCAAGATCCTTTGGCTTCTCTTAACCCGCGTATGACGGTTGGCGACATCATCGCTGAGCCGCTAGAAACATTCTATCCAGAACTGTCTAAGCAAGAAGTGAAAGACCGCGTTAAAGAGATGATGGCGAAAGTTGGTCTATTGCCAAACGTAATCAACCGTTACCCGCATGAATTCTCAGGTGGTCAGTGTCAGCGTATCGGTATCGCACGCGCACTTATCCTTAAGCCAAAAATGATCATCTGTGACGAACCAGTTTCGGCGCTAGACGTATCGATTCAGGCTCAAGTTGTTAACCTTCTGAAAGAGCTGCAAAAAGAGCTAGGACTTTCTTTGGTGTTTATTGCGCACGATTTGTCAGTGGTGAAACATATCTCTGATCGTGTTCTCGTGATGTATTTGGGTAACGCGGTAGAGTTAGGCGAAGCGGATGCGCTATTTGCAGACCCTAAGCACCCTTATACGCGTGCGCTGATGTCGGCGGTTCCAATCCCAGACCCAGAGTTAGAACGCAATAAAACCATCCAAATGTTGGAAGGGGATCTGCCATCACCAATCAATCCTCCTTCAGGTTGTGTGTTCCGTACTCGTTGCCCTCAAGCGACAGAAGAGTGTGCAAAAACCAAACCTACGATTGAAGGTACAGACATTCACGCGGTTTCTTGTATTCACGTGAGCGTGTAA